One Micromonospora eburnea genomic region harbors:
- a CDS encoding complex I subunit 1 family protein yields the protein MSEPAVTVVPGGWAPVAAGLLGLLAVAAAVLDGLLAARATGAGTSGLSQPFGEVARLMRQRRRTTVAADRLLWRVGGAGLLVMALLIIMVVPLGGWTLFDLDVGVVWFNAMDVLAWAFVWLTGWGANSAYALVGGYRFLAHGLAYELPLMFALVAPAVGASSLNPGVIAAAQRGLWFVVWMPVAFVVFCIGVLAIAVWGPFSPALGADVAGGVAAELSGVDRLLFLGGRYALLAAGAAFAVPMFLGGGAGPLLPGWAWVLVKAFVLLCGLVWLRRRLPAARPDSFLEAGWLVLLPAVLVQDLVVSVVAVGRG from the coding sequence GTGTCTGAACCTGCCGTCACCGTGGTACCCGGCGGGTGGGCGCCGGTCGCCGCCGGGTTGCTCGGACTGCTGGCGGTCGCCGCCGCCGTACTCGACGGACTCCTGGCGGCCCGGGCGACCGGCGCCGGTACGTCCGGCCTGAGCCAGCCGTTCGGGGAGGTGGCCCGGCTGATGCGGCAGCGGCGGCGGACCACGGTCGCGGCGGACCGCCTGCTGTGGCGGGTCGGCGGGGCCGGCCTGCTGGTGATGGCGTTGCTGATCATCATGGTGGTGCCGCTGGGCGGGTGGACCCTGTTCGACCTCGACGTCGGGGTGGTCTGGTTCAACGCCATGGACGTCCTCGCCTGGGCGTTCGTGTGGCTGACCGGTTGGGGTGCCAACTCGGCGTACGCCCTGGTCGGCGGTTACCGCTTCCTCGCCCACGGGCTCGCGTACGAGTTGCCGCTGATGTTCGCGCTGGTGGCGCCTGCGGTCGGCGCGTCGAGCCTGAACCCGGGCGTGATCGCCGCCGCCCAACGGGGCCTCTGGTTCGTGGTCTGGATGCCGGTGGCCTTCGTCGTCTTCTGCATCGGGGTCCTGGCGATCGCGGTCTGGGGACCGTTCTCCCCGGCCCTGGGCGCTGACGTCGCCGGCGGGGTGGCCGCCGAGTTGTCGGGGGTGGACCGGCTGCTGTTCCTCGGCGGCCGGTACGCGCTGCTCGCCGCCGGGGCCGCGTTCGCGGTGCCGATGTTCCTCGGCGGCGGTGCCGGCCCGCTGCTTCCCGGCTGGGCGTGGGTGCTGGTCAAGGCGTTCGTCCTGCTCTGCGGGCTGGTGTGGTTGCGCCGCCGGCTGCCAGCGGCGCGGCCGGACTCGTTCCTGGAAGCCGGGTGGCTGGTGCTGCTTCCCGCGGTGCTGGTGCAGGACCTGGTCGTCTCGGTCGTGGCCGTGGGGAGGGGTTGA
- a CDS encoding NADH-quinone oxidoreductase subunit J: MLTHVAFWVLAVVAVFAGAAVFVVDSMARASYSLAVSFVAVGLQVLLMQQNYVGVVTILMMVMEMAVMAVYMVMFMGMNPALMPMSMVHDNRQALAVSIGVFVLLAAGVLLVPWPTRRGGPPIDATAALGDELMGPKMLVMSAVGVVMAVTVVAGVVLAAHRTRYDRFGDDLRRRPPDDPQPGGVGR; this comes from the coding sequence GTGCTCACTCACGTCGCGTTCTGGGTCCTGGCGGTCGTCGCCGTGTTCGCCGGCGCCGCCGTGTTCGTGGTCGACTCGATGGCCCGGGCCAGCTACTCCCTCGCCGTGTCCTTCGTCGCCGTCGGCCTCCAGGTGCTGCTGATGCAGCAGAACTACGTCGGCGTGGTGACGATCCTGATGATGGTCATGGAGATGGCCGTCATGGCCGTCTACATGGTCATGTTCATGGGCATGAACCCGGCCCTGATGCCGATGAGCATGGTCCACGACAACCGGCAGGCCCTGGCGGTGTCGATCGGCGTGTTCGTGCTTCTCGCCGCCGGGGTGCTGCTGGTGCCGTGGCCCACGCGGCGGGGCGGCCCACCCATCGACGCGACGGCGGCGTTGGGAGACGAGTTGATGGGCCCGAAGATGCTGGTCATGTCGGCCGTCGGCGTGGTCATGGCGGTCACCGTCGTGGCCGGCGTCGTGCTGGCCGCCCACCGCACCCGGTACGACCGGTTCGGCGACGACCTGCGCCGACGCCCGCCCGACGATCCGCAGCCGGGGGGTGTCGGCCGGTGA
- a CDS encoding proton-conducting transporter membrane subunit: protein MSQLAQAALWTPVVLPAAAGLGLVMAGRAERVAVPVSLAVATVSVLASVVVAVARPSGSVPFVAGVDFALTVDGLTALLAPMLAVVTLLVLAAPAAEIRRSRARFHGLMLLFAASAALTLTAATLPTLLFAWEIMGAASYALIGFWWRDEDRVSGGLTAFLTTRAADLGLYVAAGAALAGGAGLALADLPGSSPGWRHVVAAGILVAALGKAAQLPFSFWLSRAMAGPSPVSALLHSAAMVALGGYLLLRTQPLLAVTGWAAPLTMWAGAGTALLLGAVAVAQRDVKQLLAASTCAQLGFVVLAAGAGAVAGGTAQLIAHAATKALLFLAAGVWLTAFDTTRLAGLRGVAARWRPVGWSATVGAAALAGIPPLSLWATKDAVLARVLERSPWLYAVGLAASALSAAYAGKLLVVIWRARSNQRDDADTRRNQKADTCRNPKADTRRNPKADTRRNPKADTCRNRKGDARPDPTAAGADGPRQVPLIVLAACAAAAGLLVLPPVGPMVARTVGSPGGARVPLVELAVSAVLAVTVVLLVTRRPAPAPRWALRWLGLEAAARVLLVRPVLRCAEALARFDDRVLDRGVDLVSAGSLRLAGWAGRVDDRWLDGAVARVAAGTRRLAQLARRPQTGRLHHYYLQAVLMLLAAVIVLVAWG from the coding sequence ATGAGCCAGCTCGCGCAGGCCGCCCTGTGGACGCCGGTGGTCCTTCCCGCGGCGGCGGGCCTCGGGCTGGTCATGGCCGGGCGGGCGGAGCGGGTCGCCGTACCGGTCTCGCTCGCCGTCGCCACGGTCTCGGTGCTCGCGTCGGTGGTGGTCGCGGTGGCCCGGCCCAGCGGGTCGGTGCCGTTCGTGGCCGGTGTCGACTTCGCGCTCACCGTCGACGGGCTCACCGCGCTGCTCGCGCCCATGCTCGCCGTGGTGACCCTGCTGGTGCTGGCCGCCCCGGCAGCGGAGATCCGGCGTTCCCGGGCCCGCTTCCACGGCCTGATGCTGCTCTTCGCCGCCTCCGCCGCGCTCACCCTTACCGCGGCGACGCTGCCCACCCTGCTGTTCGCGTGGGAGATCATGGGCGCCGCCTCGTACGCGTTGATCGGGTTCTGGTGGCGTGACGAGGACCGGGTGTCGGGCGGGCTGACCGCGTTCCTCACCACCCGCGCGGCCGACCTGGGCCTGTACGTAGCCGCGGGCGCCGCGCTGGCGGGCGGCGCCGGTCTGGCCCTGGCCGACCTGCCGGGCAGCAGCCCGGGATGGCGGCACGTCGTCGCCGCCGGGATTCTCGTCGCCGCGCTCGGTAAGGCCGCGCAACTGCCGTTCTCGTTCTGGCTGTCCCGGGCGATGGCCGGCCCGAGCCCGGTCAGTGCGCTCCTGCACTCCGCGGCGATGGTGGCCCTCGGCGGCTACCTGCTGCTCCGGACGCAACCGCTGCTCGCCGTGACCGGCTGGGCCGCGCCGCTGACCATGTGGGCGGGGGCCGGGACGGCGCTGCTGCTCGGCGCGGTGGCGGTCGCGCAGCGGGACGTCAAGCAGCTGCTGGCCGCCTCCACCTGCGCCCAGCTGGGGTTCGTCGTGCTGGCCGCCGGCGCCGGCGCGGTGGCCGGCGGCACCGCCCAGCTGATCGCGCACGCGGCCACCAAGGCGCTGCTGTTCCTGGCGGCCGGCGTGTGGCTGACCGCGTTCGACACCACGCGGCTCGCCGGGCTCCGTGGGGTCGCCGCCCGGTGGCGGCCGGTCGGCTGGTCGGCCACCGTCGGGGCGGCGGCGCTTGCGGGAATCCCGCCGCTGTCGCTGTGGGCGACCAAGGACGCGGTCCTGGCCCGGGTCCTCGAACGGTCGCCGTGGCTGTACGCGGTCGGTCTCGCCGCGTCCGCGCTGTCGGCCGCCTACGCCGGCAAGCTGCTCGTCGTCATCTGGCGAGCGCGCTCGAACCAACGCGACGACGCCGACACCCGCCGCAACCAGAAAGCCGACACCTGCCGCAACCCGAAGGCCGACACCCGCCGCAACCCGAAGGCCGACACCCGCCGCAACCCGAAGGCCGACACCTGCCGCAACCGGAAGGGTGACGCCCGCCCCGACCCAACAGCGGCCGGTGCCGACGGCCCCCGGCAGGTGCCGTTGATCGTCCTCGCGGCGTGCGCCGCCGCTGCCGGTCTGCTGGTCCTGCCGCCGGTCGGCCCGATGGTCGCCCGGACCGTCGGATCGCCCGGCGGGGCCCGCGTTCCGCTGGTCGAGCTCGCGGTGTCGGCTGTGCTCGCCGTGACCGTCGTGCTGCTGGTCACCCGCCGTCCGGCCCCCGCGCCACGGTGGGCGCTGCGGTGGCTCGGGCTGGAAGCCGCCGCGCGGGTGCTGCTCGTCCGTCCGGTGCTGCGCTGCGCCGAGGCCCTCGCCCGCTTCGACGACCGGGTGCTCGACCGCGGCGTCGACCTCGTCTCGGCCGGGTCGCTGCGCCTGGCCGGGTGGGCCGGCCGGGTCGACGACCGGTGGCTGGACGGCGCCGTGGCGCGGGTCGCCGCCGGGACCCGCCGACTGGCGCAACTCGCCCGCCGGCCGCAGACCGGGCGGCTGCACCACTACTACCTCCAGGCCGTGCTCATGCTGCTCGCCGCCGTCATCGTCCTCGTCGCCTGGGGATGA
- a CDS encoding non-reducing end alpha-L-arabinofuranosidase family hydrolase — MHPSWKGRVALLAAAAGLLATAGAVTMPASAAAAGCSVTYAVSSEWQGGFGANVTITNLGDPVQGWTLTWSFAAGQTVTQYWNAAITQNGAQVAAVNVSYNATIGSNASVSFGFNGSWSGSNPAPTSFALNGVTCTGGTSTPPPSTTPPPSTPPPTTPPPSGSLPNTFRWSSSGALIGPKSDGRNIAGIKDPSVVYYNGKYHVFASTAQSSGYNLVYTSFTDWPQAGSAPFYYLDQSPIGTGYRAAPQVFYFAPQRLWYLVYQTGNASYSTNPDISNPAGWSAPKNFYSAMPDIIRQNIGNGYWVDMWVICDSSNCYLFSSDDNGHLYRSQTTLAQFPNGFTNTVIAMQDSNRNRLFEAANVYRVGNQYLLLVEAIGSDGRRYFRSWTAPAITGPWQPLADSESNPFARANNVTFTGTAWTRDISHGEMIRSGYDQTLTISPCNLRYLYQGMDPDAGGDYNGLPWRLGLLTQSNSTC, encoded by the coding sequence ATGCATCCCAGTTGGAAAGGCAGGGTCGCGCTGCTCGCGGCCGCCGCAGGTCTGCTCGCCACCGCCGGCGCCGTCACCATGCCCGCCAGCGCCGCCGCGGCCGGCTGCTCGGTCACCTACGCGGTGTCCTCAGAGTGGCAGGGCGGATTCGGCGCGAACGTCACCATCACCAACCTCGGGGATCCGGTGCAGGGCTGGACCCTCACCTGGTCCTTCGCCGCGGGCCAGACCGTCACCCAGTACTGGAACGCCGCCATCACCCAGAACGGAGCACAGGTCGCAGCCGTGAACGTCAGCTACAACGCGACCATCGGCAGCAACGCCAGCGTGTCGTTCGGCTTCAACGGCTCCTGGAGCGGCAGCAACCCCGCGCCGACGAGCTTCGCGCTCAACGGAGTCACCTGCACCGGCGGCACGAGCACACCGCCGCCGAGCACCACCCCGCCGCCGAGCACGCCCCCGCCGACGACGCCGCCCCCGAGCGGCAGCCTGCCGAACACCTTCCGCTGGAGTTCCAGCGGTGCGCTGATCGGCCCGAAATCGGATGGCCGGAACATCGCCGGCATCAAGGATCCGTCGGTGGTCTACTACAACGGCAAGTACCACGTCTTCGCCAGCACCGCGCAGTCGTCCGGCTACAACCTTGTCTACACCAGCTTCACGGACTGGCCCCAGGCCGGCTCGGCCCCCTTCTACTACCTCGACCAGTCTCCGATCGGCACCGGCTACCGCGCCGCGCCGCAGGTGTTCTACTTCGCTCCGCAACGGCTGTGGTATCTCGTCTACCAGACCGGCAACGCCTCCTACTCCACCAACCCGGACATCAGCAATCCGGCCGGGTGGAGCGCGCCGAAGAACTTCTACAGCGCCATGCCGGACATCATCCGGCAGAACATCGGCAACGGTTACTGGGTCGACATGTGGGTGATCTGCGACAGCAGCAACTGCTACCTGTTCTCCTCCGACGACAACGGCCACCTTTACCGGTCACAGACGACGCTGGCGCAGTTCCCCAACGGATTCACCAACACGGTCATCGCCATGCAGGACAGCAACCGCAACCGGCTGTTCGAGGCGGCCAACGTCTACCGGGTCGGCAACCAGTACCTGCTGCTCGTCGAGGCGATCGGCAGCGACGGCCGGCGCTACTTCCGCTCCTGGACCGCACCGGCCATCACCGGACCGTGGCAGCCGCTCGCCGACAGCGAGAGCAACCCGTTCGCCCGGGCCAACAACGTCACCTTCACCGGCACGGCCTGGACCCGCGACATCAGCCACGGCGAGATGATCCGCAGTGGCTACGACCAGACCCTGACGATCAGTCCCTGCAACCTGCGCTACCTGTACCAGGGCATGGACCCCGACGCGGGCGGCGACTACAACGGTCTGCCCTGGCGGCTCGGCCTGCTGACCCAGAGCAACTCCACCTGCTGA
- a CDS encoding glycoside hydrolase family 16 protein, with amino-acid sequence MRSIRTIAAVALASVGLTVAFTATTSTPALAAPGAVTWSDDFNGPAGAPPDAGKWRYDIGGGGWGNNELQYYTSNTRNAALDGNGNLVITARRENPSGYSCWYGSCQYTSARLLTASTFTQAYGRFEARIKIPRGQGIWPAFWMLGNDIATNPWPNSGEIDIMENIGREPSTVHGSLHGPGYSGGNPLTGQTSLPGGQALADAFHTYAVDWAPDSVTWYLDGVAYSRKTPADAGGNRWVFDHPFFMIMNVAVGGNWPGSPDGSTVFPQTMVVDYVRVQAWDSGGDGTGGQIVGYGNKCVDVASANTANGTPIQLWTCNDTAAQRWSWNADGSVRALGKCMDVTGGSTANGAKVQLYDCNGTGAQRWVFTSAGDIVNPQSNKCLDATNVSSADGTRLQIWDCTGGANQKWRR; translated from the coding sequence GTGCGCAGTATCCGCACCATCGCCGCCGTGGCCCTCGCGAGCGTGGGCCTCACGGTGGCGTTCACGGCGACCACGAGCACGCCCGCCCTGGCGGCACCTGGCGCGGTCACCTGGTCCGATGATTTCAACGGGCCGGCCGGCGCGCCGCCGGACGCCGGCAAGTGGCGCTACGACATCGGCGGCGGCGGCTGGGGCAACAACGAGCTGCAGTACTACACCTCGAACACCCGCAACGCCGCCCTCGACGGCAACGGAAACCTGGTGATCACCGCCCGCCGGGAGAACCCGTCCGGCTACTCCTGCTGGTACGGCAGCTGCCAGTACACCTCGGCGCGGCTGCTGACCGCCAGCACCTTCACCCAGGCGTACGGCCGGTTCGAGGCACGGATCAAGATTCCCCGGGGTCAGGGGATCTGGCCGGCGTTCTGGATGCTGGGCAACGACATCGCCACCAACCCGTGGCCCAACAGCGGCGAGATCGACATCATGGAGAACATCGGCCGCGAACCGTCCACCGTGCACGGCAGCCTGCACGGGCCGGGCTACTCCGGCGGCAACCCGCTGACCGGTCAGACCTCGCTGCCCGGTGGCCAGGCCCTCGCCGACGCCTTCCACACCTACGCCGTCGACTGGGCGCCCGACTCCGTCACCTGGTACCTCGACGGTGTGGCGTACTCCCGCAAGACCCCGGCGGACGCGGGCGGCAACCGATGGGTCTTCGACCACCCGTTCTTTATGATCATGAACGTGGCGGTGGGTGGCAACTGGCCCGGCTCACCGGACGGCAGCACGGTCTTCCCGCAGACGATGGTCGTCGACTACGTCCGGGTCCAGGCCTGGGACAGCGGCGGTGACGGCACCGGCGGCCAGATCGTCGGATACGGCAACAAGTGCGTGGACGTCGCCAGCGCCAACACCGCCAACGGGACGCCGATCCAGCTCTGGACCTGCAACGACACCGCCGCGCAGCGCTGGAGCTGGAACGCCGACGGTTCGGTACGCGCCCTCGGCAAGTGCATGGACGTCACGGGCGGCTCGACCGCCAACGGGGCCAAGGTGCAGCTCTACGACTGCAACGGCACCGGCGCCCAGCGCTGGGTGTTCACCTCGGCCGGCGACATCGTCAACCCGCAGTCCAACAAGTGCCTGGACGCCACCAACGTCAGCTCCGCCGACGGCACCCGTCTCCAGATCTGGGATTGCACCGGTGGGGCGAACCAGAAGTGGCGACGCTGA
- a CDS encoding NADH-quinone oxidoreductase subunit NuoK: MTLQTVLLVAAALFSVGLYGALSQQVVVMVMMGLELMLNGLILAAAGFWWFLAPDPSGQVLLLVIIVAMTVEMAMGFAVATHLHRVRRTDLTDLAADLSR, encoded by the coding sequence GTGACCTTGCAGACCGTGCTGTTGGTGGCGGCGGCGCTGTTCAGCGTCGGGCTCTACGGTGCGCTGTCCCAGCAGGTGGTGGTCATGGTCATGATGGGGCTGGAGCTGATGCTCAACGGCCTCATCCTGGCCGCCGCCGGGTTCTGGTGGTTCCTCGCCCCGGACCCGTCCGGGCAGGTGCTGCTGCTGGTCATCATCGTCGCGATGACCGTGGAGATGGCGATGGGCTTCGCCGTGGCCACGCACCTGCACCGGGTACGCCGCACGGACCTGACCGACCTGGCCGCGGACCTGTCCCGATGA
- a CDS encoding NADH-quinone oxidoreductase subunit A, with protein MALVAVLIVAVLHLAHRALAIASPPLETLPFQSGWRPAEHALSRYHVRWYLATLVFLAFDVEMLFMYPWAVVVGRLGASAVVEMFVFLGGVFVAVLWAWREGALRWV; from the coding sequence ATGGCCCTGGTGGCCGTGCTCATCGTCGCCGTCCTGCACCTGGCCCACCGGGCGCTGGCGATCGCCTCACCGCCGCTGGAGACCCTGCCCTTCCAATCCGGATGGCGGCCCGCCGAGCACGCGTTGTCGCGCTACCACGTCCGGTGGTACCTCGCGACGCTGGTCTTCCTCGCCTTCGACGTGGAGATGCTGTTCATGTACCCGTGGGCGGTGGTCGTCGGCCGGTTGGGGGCCTCGGCGGTCGTGGAGATGTTCGTCTTCCTCGGCGGGGTCTTCGTGGCGGTCCTCTGGGCCTGGCGGGAGGGCGCGCTGAGGTGGGTCTGA
- the smpB gene encoding SsrA-binding protein SmpB, which translates to MARENGRKLVASNKKARHDYTILKTYEAGIVLAGTEVKSLREGRVSLVDAFAQERDGEIMLYGLHIAEYGYGTWTNHAPRRTRKLLLHRVEIARILEKLRESGLTLVPLSMYFSNGWAKVELGLAKGKKSYDKRQALAERDANREIARELGRRLKGRHQVR; encoded by the coding sequence GTGGCCAGGGAGAACGGGCGAAAGCTCGTCGCCTCCAACAAGAAGGCGCGGCACGACTACACCATCCTCAAGACGTACGAGGCCGGAATCGTGCTGGCCGGCACCGAGGTGAAATCGCTGCGCGAGGGGCGGGTCTCACTGGTCGACGCGTTCGCCCAGGAGCGCGACGGCGAGATCATGCTGTACGGCCTGCACATCGCCGAGTACGGCTACGGCACGTGGACCAACCACGCGCCCCGGCGCACCCGCAAGCTGCTGCTGCACCGGGTGGAGATCGCCCGGATCCTGGAGAAGCTGCGCGAGAGCGGCCTGACCCTGGTGCCACTGTCGATGTACTTCTCCAACGGCTGGGCGAAGGTCGAGCTGGGCCTGGCGAAGGGCAAGAAGTCGTACGACAAGCGGCAGGCCCTCGCCGAGCGGGACGCCAACCGGGAGATCGCCCGCGAGTTGGGCCGCCGCCTCAAGGGACGCCACCAGGTTCGCTGA